The DNA region ATGTCTCGATACTCGTATAAATCCTCCGAGATGTCTATACCGCAAAGGCACCCAGAGGAAATTTCACTTTATAGAAAGCAACTCCAACAGGTTGAAGTATTTCCCCTTGAGTGGACCTGCCGGGAATCTTGCAGGTGTTCAGTGCACGGCAAGTCCACCATCGCTCCGGATCCAGAAACCTTCCCCTAGTTGATGCTGGCTTCCAAATGCTACAGGACTGCTGCACATTGCGAGAGGTTTGTTCGCTCATGGCCAAAAAGAGCCTACTATCGAAACGGGGCAAACCACTTCAGCCGAACAGGATGGACAAGGCTCTCAAGACGTTTGCTCATGTTGTTGGAAGAGCTTGAGAATCTCTGGACTCGTGAGAACAAAGACGTGAAGCAGACGGGTCGCGCTTCTTTGTCCGTCACCTCCATCCCAAAGCGTTCATTGACAAGCTTCTTCATCTCCTGAACCTCTTTGTCGTTTGATGTAGGCAAACGCATGTAATATTAGTAACATGGCCTGCGATTAGCTGCCCAGATCCGTTGACTACCTCCTAGCTCTCTGCTACGATGCGCGTGTTCATTAACAAGTCTTTGAGACGAGCTTTTTGGGAGCAAGGATTGTTTCCAGGAAGCTCATCTCAATTTTAGGGATAGCTCGCATTCAGCGACACTGAACTCTCTTGAATTCCTAGGAGGGGATCAAGCAATGCTAAACTCAGATTTCAAACCCGTTCCGCTAGGTCGAGCCATCGAGCTCCTGGGAGCTAATAGGGTCGTGACCGCAGAGCAAGCCAGCAAGGCCTGGGGACGCAAGGTAGTTGAAGCCGACTCTGGCAATTTAAGGCTCAGCGAAGACGTCATTCGAGACGCCGCAGAATCGAACAGGGCCGGAGACAGCGATTATCTATTGATCTACTGCTTGGGCCTTTCTTTGCGCGAGCAACGAGAGTCCCTGGGGTCCGACAGAGAACGTCAACCGTGCTTTTTCGATCAAGGCGATTGGTGGATGGATCCGGAAGACGATGAGTGGGCAACCATTAAGCCGCAGCCAGGCTATCGACTTCTTGACTACAAGCTCAAATACCTCAACTTGAGCTGGCAAGCGCAGGAAAATGAGATCGCAAGGCTTGGGCAAGGATTCTCTCGGGCTCACGAAACCGATGTTGCTGGAGGATGTCTAAGCTACTATAAGGTTATGAGCGAGAATGTGTTGGAGAGGAGGCATCAAGATTCGGACTCGTTTCAACTTGAGCACTGCCTGAACATTGCGAGCGAGCTGAGAGAGGATTGGTATGTCCCACGTCTGTTGGAGGAGGGGCTTCATTGGGGATGTTCGCAATCCAGTTCGCAGGACCTCATTGTTCGTGTCGGGGTTGGACAGTTCCGGGAACCTGGCCTCGTAGTCGGTGGGGCTCACGAGAACACTTCCGGCCCCTACTGCGGAGTTGTCATTGAACGTACCTAACAGCCTTGTACCTTCTCATCTGGTACAACAGCGTCAAGACCGGCGTTTCAGCGTCGGTCTTTTTTAGTCCTATTCTGGTCCGTGTACACCTAACGAGAACGCTCTCCCTGTTAGAGGTTCTAACAACAGGTTTGGTGAGCGTTCTCTTTCAGTGGGCCTTTCGGGACCAGATTCGAACTCTGATAGCAGGTTTGACTGATGAAGAGCTCAGTTTTCCCGATCAAACTCCATTGCACCGAACGCTGACCTGCCCGAAGTTGGGAGGGCAGCATGACGGAGCAAAGCCAAGCCATGACGGAATACTTCCAATTCCTCTCAGCGAAGGGCAAGCACGCTCGACAAGCAAAGAAGGAACGAGGCGAGGCCACGTGTAAGCCTCCCTTTGGATTCCAGAACGTCAGAGGCGATGGAAAGCTAAGGCTCTCGCCTGATCCAGTTACCTTCCCTCAAGCGATGATGGCGCTCCACATGAGACGAGATGGCTCTACCCTCAAGGAGATTTGCAAGTTCATGGCCAAGCGAGGCATGCTGTCCAGAGGGAGCGGCATCGTAGCGATCGTCTGACATGTGAAGGCCAGGCACGTGTCCGATAAACCGTACTGGGGCAGGTTTTCGCCACAGTCGGCCATCAGCTGAACATCCCCAACCCATTCATCACTTAGACCGAGATCGGTGAACCGGGAACGTCGATAGGAGCTATCTTCGGACTCGAATTCAGGAGTTAGGGACTAGCCACAACATTGAGCGGAATCTGGTGTACCTCATACAGGAACGTCTCCGTACCTCCCATGAGCTCAAGTTGCGCGGACGATGCTGACGACTTCGAGACACCGGGTTGAACCAACCACATCGTGAAATCGGGCCGCAAGAGGCGTGCCGCATTCCTCAGTTCAATGAGCTTGTTTTTGTCGCCTTTCATGAGGCGAGAGACACCCGATTGAGCTACAGATTTGTCCTCACGAGCGAGAAGGCGAACGATCATTTTTTCCATTTCATCCCTCCATTTGATCGCTTTCTGTGCCTGACCGCAAACTTCGTACAAGTCTTCAACACGGCTGCCGGGTTGAGCGCCGTGGGAATATTTGCAATGGACCAGGGCCACCTTCAACAGGTCGTCTTGCCGTTTGAGGCAAATGATGTCTGCAACTTCGTTCGGGCCGTCATCGTCAAACACGATCTCCCATGACGCGTCAGCAAGGAACTCCTGAACAGCGCGGTACTGGATCGAATCTGATTCCCGTGTTGCCCCTTGGGACTCCTTCCTTAGGTCCGTTCCAGTCCAATTCCACTCGATGATCTTCGTGCGATCATACGAAGAGCGACTTCCTTTCTTTGGCTGGACCAGCAAACCGCCCTCAAGAACCGCTTCGGCTTCGAAGTAGATGATCGGAGGGTAATTCTCGAACTCATCGATCAGCCTTGAAGTAGCCGTGCCGATCCTGATCGAGGCGACGTCCCCTTCCAATTGCTCGTACCTCACCTCCCTGTTCTCGAACTTGATTTTGAACACTGCACGTTTATTGTTTACTTGCACTGCAAACTTCAAAGAGTCAGTTATTGCGGTTGGCACAACTTCGATGGAGGCATCAAAGACGGCGCACTCGGAGTTGCCGATTCGAATGAAAGCCCTTCTTTCGAGTTCGATGAAGAACTGATCATGCCAATCGACCGACAGGGCCATTAGGCCCGGACGCTCAGAGAGCTCCTGTGGCACCACGAACCAATCGTTGATCTTCGCGATTGTGATCGTCTCATCCAAGAGCTTCTTGCCAACGTGCTTGCACCATGCAACCCAGTGAGAGATGTCGTCAGCAACAAGATATGACCAAAGTCGGCCACGAATAGAGCAGCCCATGGTCGCCCGTTCTCCATCCTCGTAGCCATGGGCAAAAAGATTTGTCTTCGTGCGAGTGCCAGCCTGTGCTACCGTGATTCCCTCAAGAACGTCGGAGCCAGCCAACATCGTAAATCGCACGTTTCGTCCTGTAACGTGCTTGAGCCCAAGATTGAAGAGCACAAGTCGGTTGATTCCGTACACTGCCCGATAGATGTCTTCGCCCTGTATCCGCTCAACGTCATCACCGCAGACTAGGGAGGCCAAGTCCTTTTGAAAGCCTCGGTTGTCGGTGCTGTTGATAAAGAGGAGCTGTCGCTCCTTGTCCCAATGTAGCAGGAAGAGCGCATAGTAGACGTCCAGGGCATCCTTTGCGAGCCCCCATTCGACATCGGATGCCTCCATGACCACATAGAACGCCGTCTGGTGCTCATCACTGATAGAGGGGCCCGCGAACACCTGGGCTTTTTCTAACCACTTTTCGAGTGCCTTTGGGGTCCATTCGTCGCACTTCGTCCGGTAAACAACTGTGCTCATCTTCGGCTGGATGTTCTCGGGAGGAAAGTCGACACCATATGGTTTGAATGTGGCGGAAAACTCAGTCCGCTTCACCTTCGAACCGATGGTCTGGTCTGCCATCTCCTGGATCAGGCGG from Fimbriimonadaceae bacterium includes:
- a CDS encoding DEAD/DEAH box helicase family protein, with the translated sequence MSRQEGLFTEKVPSVKIPAATHLEAHVGKSKLFQLSFEGYEGAAETQTVSSGTESWTELNLPVGRMVRVYESGARSTSTEPFLRRSGTKLKWENVRILKPQPSCRQDALDSWKEAFRFCREDQTLGRPGLRPPQIGALHAIHAHWTVSDEPATIVMPTGTGKTETMLATLVSERCDRVMVIVPSVVLRDQLFGKFASLGLLKKLTNLNQSAQCPVVALMRSSLQTTAAVDELFGPANVIVAVINSVVASSEDAIARIAESCSHLFIDEAHHVPARTWSHLKAQFLHKHVLQFTATPYRNDGKRVDGKVIYSFPLRKAQEQGYFKPIQYKPIFQFRPELSDQAIADAAVKQLREDLKDGYDHVLMARAHPIERLKQILPTYTSQAADLNPVIIHSQMSQADRKLALDSMKTGKSRVILCDNMLGEGFDYAQLKVAALHDLHKSLAITLQFTGRFTRTSLDTTLGPATMIANAALSGIGDELRDLYAQDADWNRLIQEMADQTIGSKVKRTEFSATFKPYGVDFPPENIQPKMSTVVYRTKCDEWTPKALEKWLEKAQVFAGPSISDEHQTAFYVVMEASDVEWGLAKDALDVYYALFLLHWDKERQLLFINSTDNRGFQKDLASLVCGDDVERIQGEDIYRAVYGINRLVLFNLGLKHVTGRNVRFTMLAGSDVLEGITVAQAGTRTKTNLFAHGYEDGERATMGCSIRGRLWSYLVADDISHWVAWCKHVGKKLLDETITIAKINDWFVVPQELSERPGLMALSVDWHDQFFIELERRAFIRIGNSECAVFDASIEVVPTAITDSLKFAVQVNNKRAVFKIKFENREVRYEQLEGDVASIRIGTATSRLIDEFENYPPIIYFEAEAVLEGGLLVQPKKGSRSSYDRTKIIEWNWTGTDLRKESQGATRESDSIQYRAVQEFLADASWEIVFDDDGPNEVADIICLKRQDDLLKVALVHCKYSHGAQPGSRVEDLYEVCGQAQKAIKWRDEMEKMIVRLLAREDKSVAQSGVSRLMKGDKNKLIELRNAARLLRPDFTMWLVQPGVSKSSASSAQLELMGGTETFLYEVHQIPLNVVASP